The nucleotide sequence ATTTTAATTTTAAGTAATAATTTGCTATAATAATCGTATGGAAAAGAAGATCATTGAATTCAACAAATCTCAGCGAGCACTGAAAAGCGAGCAAGAATTTCACAGTGGAGATGTGGTTAAGGTATTTCTCAGAATTAAGGAAGGCGCCAAGGAGCGTACTCAAATTTTTGAAGGTCTGGTTATCGCTGTCAAAGGTGGACAAAGCTCTTCTCCAACAATCACTGTGCGAAAAGTAACGCATGATGTCGGCGTGGAAATGATTGTCCCGGTTGGCTCGAAGAATGTGGAAAAGATCGAACTTGTGAAGCGGGCCAAAGTGCGCCGTGCAAAACTGTATTATATCCGAACGCTCACGACAAAGCAGAGTCGTATGAAATACAAGGATATCAAGGATGTGAACAAGAAAGATAAGCCAAAAGTTGAGACTGTCAAAGCGGAAGTGGCATCTGAAAAAGTGGAAGAAAAAGCTGTGGAAAAAGTTGAAGAAAAAAAAGCGGAGTAATTTTCGCGCCTTCGTGGTGGAATTGGTATACACACATGCTTGAGGTGCATGGGTCGCAAGGCCGTGCGGGTTCGAGTCCCGCCGAAGGCACCGATAGTATGCGCGGATCCTTAGCTCAATGGCTAGAGCACCTCGTTTACACCGAGGGGGTTATAGGTTCGAGTCCTATAGGGTCCACAGTGCCGAGTTAGCTCAGTGGTAGAGCAGAGGACTGGTTTTCGGTCCGCTCTGAAGTAATTCAGGGATGAAAATTGGATGAATTCGAGGAAGCCTAAAACTAATTTTATTAGAAACGGTAATCTCGAGCTAAGCTTCAAAGGGCCTCAGGTTTTGAAGAAAGTGTAGAGACTAGCAAGTGAGTCCCAACAATAATCTTGCATTAGCGTCCAATATCCTATTTTGCTAAGTTGGCAAAAGGATAATGAAATAGTCCGATCCTTGGGGAAACTCAAGAAAAATAACAAGGAAAATCCTTGTGTCCCCGGTTCAATCCCGGGACTCGGCACAGATTGCATAAAATTGAAAGTCCGTTCGCGGGCTTTCCTGTCGTAGCTATGCTGCGGCGGGACGAAGCCAGCTTTCGCTCGACTTCTGCGGGTTTTACCACGCCGAAGCCGAGCTTCAGCTTGGCGAAGGCGGGTGTCGTATAGTGGCTATTATATCAGCCTTCCAAGCTGAGGAGGGGGGTTCGATTCCCCCTACCCGCTCAGATAAAATAGAAATCTCCCCAGAAAGGAGGTTTTTATTTTTTATGCTAGAATAGCATTAGCTATTAACTATGAATTAATATGGATAAAAAAGAGATATGCGTATTGCCTGGGACTGGCCAAATTGTAAAAAACTATGGATATGATGGTTTGGATATTTGGATAACTGGTCAAATAGAAGTCATCCCTGACGCTAAAGTTTTTATTGGGCATAGCTTGGGTGCAAGTTTTATTTTAAAATCAAAAGTTAACAGCGCCAGTAAATTTATATTTATCAATCCCTTAGTTAAAAAGAGAAACTTTTTTATGCATTTCATAAACTGGATAAGATTTCTTGTTTTTGAAGGGTTTAAGGTTAAAAAAGCGGTTCCCGCGAAATATTGGGGGCACACTTTTAGGCAAGTGGTAGTTTTGCTAAGAGTTGACGTTCTTAAACAACTGAAACAGATTCCAAAGGAAAATATAATTATAATTCGAGGAAAATTTGATAATTATTTTTGTGATAGAGAAAATTTTGAAATATTAAAGGCAAATAATTTTAGTTTACTTGAGGTTGACGCCGGGCATGATTGGAATGCAAATGTTGCGAAAGCTGTGGCGAGTATTATTGAAAGTTGGAAATAATAGTAATAATAAATTTAAAGTCTAAGTTTAAAATTGTTACGTAAAAAAGACAATACAAAAAGCCCCAAAATATCTTGGAGCTTTTTGTGTTTTATGGTCTAATATTGGCCAAATTTTGACCTTCGACGCATCTGTGCTATGGTGGAAAGGAAATGGGGGTGATTATCTCCAGAACTAAGAACTTTTTGACAGGAGATATGAAGAACTACACACTTTGGTATTATTGCAAAGAAGTCTTTTTGGGTGTCATGACCGCAATTTTCATGTTTGTTTTTGGCGCGGCCATTGCTACTTTTTTTATCTATAAATATCAAACACCTAGCGTAGCAGAAATATCCAGTTTTCGTCCGCCGCAAACTTCAATTATCTATGATCGCACGGGGAAAACTGTGCTTTATGAGATTCACGGTGAGGAGAACCGCAAAGTACTCTCTCATGCTGAGATTCCGGATGTGGTGCGGATTGCGACAATTGCGACGGAGGATAAGAATTTCTATTCCCATTTTGGAGTAGATATTTTGTCGATCTTGCGCGCGATGAAAGTCAATGCTAAAAACGGCGAGGTTTCTCAAGGCGGCTCAACCATCACGCAACAACTGGCGCGCAATGTTTATCTGACGCGGGAAAAAACTTTGCGCCGGAAATTTATGGAGACGCTGATCGCTTTTAAGATTGAGAAAAATTTTACTAAAGAGGAAATACTAGACCGCTATCTCAACCAAGTCCCTTATGGTTCTAATGCGTATGGGATCGAAGCGGCCGCCGAAGTTTTTTTGGGGAAATCAGCAAAGGAGCTTAATCTCTCCGAAGCGGTTTTTCTTTCTGCGTTGCCTAAAGCACCGACCTACTATTCGCCGTATGGAGATAATATCAGTGAATTGACCGCGCGCTATCGGGGTATTTTGGATCAAATGGCTCAACAGAAATCAGCCGATCCGGTGGAGATTGAGCAGGCGAGAAAAACTAATATCTTAGCGAAAATTGAACCTTTTCGTGAACCGATTTTAGCGCCGCATTTTGTTTTTTATGTGACTAGCCAATTGGAAGAAAAATATGGTCGGGACTTTTTGGAGCGTGGCGGGTTGAAAATTATTACTACTCTGGATTATGACTTGCAAAGAATCGGGGAAAAAGTGGTAGCTGACGGGGCGAAAAGAAATCTGAGTTATGGCGCAGAAAATGCATCACTGGTGGCGGTTGATCCAAAAAGCGGAGAAGTTTTGACAATGGTCGGCAGCCGTAATTTTTTTGACCAATCAATCGATGGTCAGGTGAATGTGGCAGTACGACTGCGTCAGCCTGGATCTTCATTCAAGCCAATTGTCTATGCGACGGCCTTTGAAAAAGGTTATCAGCCGG is from Parcubacteria group bacterium and encodes:
- the rplS gene encoding 50S ribosomal protein L19; the protein is MEKKIIEFNKSQRALKSEQEFHSGDVVKVFLRIKEGAKERTQIFEGLVIAVKGGQSSSPTITVRKVTHDVGVEMIVPVGSKNVEKIELVKRAKVRRAKLYYIRTLTTKQSRMKYKDIKDVNKKDKPKVETVKAEVASEKVEEKAVEKVEEKKAE
- a CDS encoding transglycosylase domain-containing protein yields the protein MKNYTLWYYCKEVFLGVMTAIFMFVFGAAIATFFIYKYQTPSVAEISSFRPPQTSIIYDRTGKTVLYEIHGEENRKVLSHAEIPDVVRIATIATEDKNFYSHFGVDILSILRAMKVNAKNGEVSQGGSTITQQLARNVYLTREKTLRRKFMETLIAFKIEKNFTKEEILDRYLNQVPYGSNAYGIEAAAEVFLGKSAKELNLSEAVFLSALPKAPTYYSPYGDNISELTARYRGILDQMAQQKSADPVEIEQARKTNILAKIEPFREPILAPHFVFYVTSQLEEKYGRDFLERGGLKIITTLDYDLQRIGEKVVADGAKRNLSYGAENASLVAVDPKSGEVLTMVGSRNFFDQSIDGQVNVAVRLRQPGSSFKPIVYATAFEKGYQPETLILDAPTNFGPDGGGISYIPQNYDGKFHGVLPMRKTLAMSLNIPAIKTLSLVGIDSAIDMAHRLGITTLNDRNRYGLSLAIGGAEVKLVDMVGVFGVFATEGKKYPLHSILEIVDNNGQSYFDKAQSKQVIDVEVARKIDSILSDNDARSATFGARSPLFIPGRTVAAKTGTSQDFRDAWTVGFTPSIAVGVWAGNNDSRPMHAGADGVFVAAPIWRSFMDLVLSRYPNEGFTAYSVIHKDEKVVLSEEELKKLEEQKKQEEKDKKKAGKKKKK